From one Clostridia bacterium genomic stretch:
- a CDS encoding NAD(P)-binding protein yields the protein MDKYDVIIVGAGIGGLMAAYRLSNDKKVLVIERGKGLDKRVCPLTHGMADKCLKCPQCSIMEGVGGAGAFSDGKFNITTEYGGWLQDIAGTEETMRYIGQVSDILNEFGATDKQYFPSDEFKKKCLEYDLHALQATVKHLGTDGNFQVMSALYRYLSTKVDFLLSTAVTEIEADGHAVVCSNGKTYRYDELIIAIGRSGSEWFGHQCTKLGVAVDNNQVDIGVRVELPRIVWEGISREIYEPKIVYRTKGYGDTTRTFCFNSGGEVVIENNDGILTVNGHANADPAKKTANSNFSILSTSRFTQPFNKPIEYAKHICKLANMTAGGGVIVQRFGDLIRGQRTNEHRLAQSTVRPTLAAVAGDLSLCLPKRQLDNIIETIYALDKIAPGTANYDTLLYGIEAKFYSIRPQFIDDSFAIKPHVYAIGDGAGVTRGLAQAGANGLMVADAILGK from the coding sequence ATGGATAAATACGACGTAATCATCGTAGGCGCCGGCATCGGCGGCCTGATGGCGGCATACCGCCTTTCCAACGACAAAAAAGTGCTGGTCATCGAGCGCGGCAAAGGGCTTGACAAACGCGTCTGCCCTCTCACGCACGGCATGGCCGACAAGTGTCTCAAATGCCCCCAATGCTCCATTATGGAGGGCGTAGGCGGCGCGGGCGCTTTCTCGGACGGCAAGTTCAACATCACCACCGAGTACGGCGGCTGGTTGCAAGACATCGCGGGCACCGAGGAGACCATGCGCTACATCGGCCAAGTGTCCGACATTCTCAACGAATTCGGCGCCACCGACAAGCAGTATTTCCCCTCGGACGAGTTCAAAAAGAAGTGTCTGGAGTACGACCTGCACGCCTTGCAGGCCACGGTCAAGCATTTAGGCACGGACGGCAACTTCCAGGTGATGAGCGCACTGTATCGCTATCTGTCCACCAAGGTGGACTTCCTTTTGTCCACGGCCGTCACCGAGATAGAGGCGGACGGGCACGCGGTGGTCTGCTCCAACGGCAAGACCTACCGCTATGACGAACTCATCATCGCCATCGGCCGCAGCGGCAGCGAGTGGTTCGGTCACCAATGCACCAAGTTGGGCGTGGCGGTAGACAACAACCAAGTGGACATCGGCGTCCGCGTCGAGTTGCCCCGCATCGTGTGGGAAGGCATCAGTCGGGAGATTTACGAGCCAAAAATCGTGTACCGCACCAAGGGATACGGGGACACCACGAGGACGTTCTGCTTCAATTCGGGCGGCGAAGTGGTCATCGAAAACAACGATGGCATTCTCACCGTCAACGGCCACGCCAACGCCGATCCCGCCAAGAAGACCGCGAACAGCAACTTCTCCATTTTGTCCACGTCGCGCTTCACCCAGCCCTTCAACAAGCCCATCGAGTACGCCAAGCACATCTGCAAATTGGCCAATATGACGGCGGGCGGCGGCGTCATCGTCCAGCGCTTCGGCGACCTCATTCGCGGCCAACGCACCAACGAGCATCGTTTGGCGCAGTCCACCGTGCGCCCCACCTTGGCGGCTGTGGCGGGCGACCTATCCCTGTGCCTGCCCAAGCGGCAGTTAGACAACATCATCGAGACCATCTACGCGTTGGACAAGATTGCGCCGGGCACCGCCAACTACGATACGCTCCTCTACGGCATCGAGGCCAAGTTCTACAGCATTCGGCCGCAGTTCATCGACGACTCTTTCGCCATCAAACCCCACGTGTACGCCATCGGCGACGGCGCGGGCGTGACGAGAGGCTTAGCCCAAGCGGGTGCCAACGGCCTGATGGTCGCGGACGCTATTTTGGGCAAATAA
- a CDS encoding inorganic diphosphatase: protein MNIWKEVNPTRVMPHDFLAVIEIPKGCKNKYELDKETGFLILDRVLYTSTHYPANYGFIPRTYADDKDPLDVLVICSENIVPLSLVRCYPIGVMSMTDEGAFDYKIIAIPYGDPTYNYCRDISDLPHHITDEIRHFFTVYKTLEHKVTSVMAIMGRERALEIIQESIQMFRDKFGE, encoded by the coding sequence ATGAATATTTGGAAAGAAGTCAACCCCACGCGCGTTATGCCGCACGATTTTTTGGCGGTAATCGAGATACCCAAAGGTTGCAAAAACAAATATGAATTGGACAAAGAGACGGGATTTCTCATCCTCGACCGCGTGCTGTATACGTCCACGCACTATCCCGCCAACTACGGGTTTATCCCGCGTACCTACGCCGACGACAAGGACCCCTTGGACGTCTTGGTGATTTGTTCGGAAAACATAGTGCCCCTATCCCTCGTGCGTTGCTACCCCATCGGCGTGATGTCTATGACCGACGAGGGCGCGTTCGACTACAAAATCATCGCCATTCCCTACGGCGATCCCACCTATAATTATTGCCGCGACATCAGCGATTTGCCCCACCATATCACGGACGAGATCCGCCACTTCTTCACCGTCTACAAGACGTTGGAGCACAAGGTGACCTCGGTCATGGCGATCATGGGCAGGGAGCGCGCCTTGGAAATCATCCAAGAGTCCATCCAGATGTTCCGCGATAAATTCGGCGAATAA
- the holA gene encoding DNA polymerase III subunit delta produces the protein MRLDRFAKQLEEGVQPVYFLKGDEYQAGKALAMLTALADANEVNVFTPLEKVEDALAALDSFPMFGGRRVVVMQDVASFKEEERDALTDYCANPTDTSVLVFYRCGWAPKAAQTVEFDKLKGEDFADSMVAYCREQGIKATPSALSLLLAYCGEDARVVEAELVKLAAYTGGATIDEDAVKAVVTATPEYKIFAFGDFVARGNYVGAHKVLDSLSSGNDTGLFLGNVINHYRRAFYAKVSGLSVPELAKLLGDAKAFTITKALESVRCYSAKTLLALLKTLYRLEYDFKSGRMGPAEALDLAVAEAIERRNT, from the coding sequence ATGCGGCTCGACCGATTCGCCAAACAACTGGAGGAAGGGGTGCAACCCGTCTACTTCCTCAAGGGCGACGAATATCAGGCGGGCAAGGCGCTCGCTATGCTGACGGCTTTGGCGGACGCCAACGAAGTCAACGTGTTTACCCCGTTGGAAAAGGTGGAGGACGCGCTGGCCGCTTTGGACAGTTTCCCGATGTTCGGGGGGCGCCGCGTGGTCGTTATGCAGGACGTCGCCTCGTTCAAAGAAGAGGAGCGGGACGCTCTGACGGACTATTGCGCGAATCCCACCGATACGTCCGTATTGGTGTTTTACCGCTGCGGTTGGGCGCCCAAAGCGGCGCAGACGGTGGAGTTCGACAAACTCAAAGGGGAGGACTTCGCCGATTCGATGGTAGCCTATTGCCGCGAGCAGGGCATAAAAGCGACGCCATCGGCCCTGTCGTTGCTTCTCGCGTATTGCGGCGAGGACGCCCGTGTGGTGGAGGCCGAATTGGTCAAATTGGCCGCCTATACGGGCGGTGCGACCATAGACGAGGACGCGGTGAAGGCCGTCGTGACGGCTACGCCCGAGTACAAAATCTTCGCATTCGGCGATTTTGTCGCGCGCGGGAATTACGTGGGTGCGCATAAGGTGCTGGACAGTTTGTCTTCGGGCAACGATACAGGTCTCTTCTTGGGCAACGTCATCAATCACTATCGCCGTGCGTTCTACGCCAAAGTGAGCGGGTTGTCCGTGCCCGAGTTGGCCAAACTGTTGGGTGACGCCAAGGCCTTCACCATCACCAAGGCCCTGGAATCCGTGCGTTGCTACAGCGCAAAAACCCTGCTGGCGCTGCTGAAAACGCTGTATCGATTGGAATATGACTTCAAAAGCGGCAGAATGGGCCCCGCGGAAGCGCTCGACCTCGCCGTGGCCGAAGCCATCGAAAGGAGGAATACTTGA
- a CDS encoding DNA integrity scanning protein DisA nucleotide-binding domain protein has product METFQNFISNFGLTFIVDAIVIAAILVFFTVIIAKKRNFLVLVLFYLYVGAFAAIAFFNAKTGGQMFYVATAVLRYFTIFLAVMFCVVYQADLKNIVSRLHTKNDDVRYVAHGNSEDDLLVAVTEIVKATQELSKNDTGALIIVCAGSVPVNVVETGTRLNCLVSSAVLESIFNTKSPLHDGAVIIKDNTILAAGCFLPLTQRDDLSHDLGTRHRAAIGISEEAPVLSIVVSEESGIVSIVKNKGEIKRYMTSERLSEELEHAYGITFIGNKRQPTHR; this is encoded by the coding sequence ATGGAAACCTTTCAAAACTTTATCAGCAACTTCGGTCTGACCTTTATCGTGGACGCCATCGTCATTGCGGCGATTTTGGTGTTCTTTACGGTCATCATCGCCAAGAAGCGCAACTTCTTGGTGCTCGTGCTGTTCTACCTCTACGTGGGCGCTTTCGCGGCCATCGCGTTCTTCAATGCCAAGACGGGCGGACAGATGTTCTACGTCGCCACGGCGGTACTGCGCTACTTCACGATATTCTTGGCCGTGATGTTCTGCGTGGTCTACCAAGCCGATCTCAAGAATATCGTCAGCCGCTTGCATACCAAGAACGACGACGTGCGCTACGTCGCGCACGGCAACAGCGAGGACGACTTGTTGGTGGCCGTCACCGAGATCGTGAAAGCCACGCAGGAACTCAGCAAAAACGATACGGGCGCGTTGATCATCGTGTGCGCGGGCTCCGTACCCGTCAACGTGGTGGAGACGGGCACCCGCTTGAACTGCTTGGTGTCTTCGGCCGTGTTGGAGAGCATCTTCAACACCAAGTCGCCTTTGCACGACGGCGCCGTCATCATCAAGGACAACACTATTTTGGCGGCGGGCTGTTTCTTGCCCCTGACCCAACGCGACGACCTCAGCCACGACCTCGGCACGCGCCATCGCGCCGCCATCGGCATTTCGGAAGAAGCGCCCGTGCTGTCCATCGTCGTGAGCGAGGAGTCGGGCATCGTGAGTATCGTCAAGAACAAGGGCGAGATCAAGCGCTACATGACCAGCGAGCGTTTGTCCGAGGAGTTGGAGCACGCCTACGGCATTACCTTTATCGGCAACAAGCGTCAACCCACCCATCGCTAA
- a CDS encoding sporulation protein YtfJ, which produces MDDLMTQTLTSLKDMVDSDTVIGRAITAPDRTVVVPVSRVSVGILSGTGDYAQDKKQSPLKAGGGGAGGSVNPVGFLVMDTVGVRFVPIDREEPSNKWLNLLSSAIDVFKKD; this is translated from the coding sequence ATGGATGATTTGATGACGCAAACTTTGACTTCGCTCAAAGATATGGTGGACTCGGACACGGTGATCGGCCGCGCCATTACGGCGCCCGACCGTACCGTGGTCGTGCCCGTATCGCGGGTGAGCGTGGGTATATTGTCGGGTACGGGCGACTACGCGCAGGACAAAAAGCAATCGCCCCTCAAGGCGGGCGGCGGCGGTGCGGGCGGCAGCGTCAACCCCGTCGGGTTTTTGGTGATGGACACGGTGGGCGTGCGCTTCGTGCCCATCGACAGGGAGGAACCTTCCAACAAATGGCTCAATCTGCTATCTTCGGCTATCGACGTATTCAAAAAGGACTGA
- a CDS encoding D-alanyl-D-alanine carboxypeptidase codes for MAQSAIFGYRRIQKGLIGLVALCVAVAFGVAPSVASAEPAAPSVALSVAPASIVLEASTGRVLSASNAYLSMAPASTTKILTAITVLKHVDVNRTVEVSAQAAGVEGSSIYLKAGEKWTVLDLLYGLMLRSGNDAAVQLALTTAGSVEAFATLMNDVAYRAGAFHSHFANPHGLHDARHYTTAYDLAAITAYAMRDPLFRRIVATKTHTFTQGGERRTFVNKNKMLSGYEGAVGVKTGYTKAAGRCLVSAAERDGMRLVAVVLHEYDMWYRSADLLDAAFAKYRMAALWQAGEARTVKYLGNPTPVTVRETARYPLSAEEAASLRWSFVMEGKKAKGDCLGEAFAYLGDRLIYRGKVYSALA; via the coding sequence ATGGCTCAATCTGCTATCTTCGGCTATCGACGTATTCAAAAAGGACTGATCGGCTTGGTGGCTCTTTGCGTAGCGGTCGCGTTTGGCGTGGCGCCGAGTGTGGCTTCCGCCGAGCCTGCCGCGCCCTCGGTCGCTTTGTCTGTCGCCCCCGCGTCTATCGTCCTGGAGGCTTCGACGGGTAGGGTGCTTTCGGCCTCGAACGCCTATTTGTCCATGGCGCCCGCGAGTACGACCAAGATATTGACGGCTATCACGGTGCTGAAACACGTGGACGTGAATCGCACGGTAGAGGTGTCCGCGCAAGCGGCGGGCGTGGAAGGCTCGTCCATCTACCTGAAAGCGGGCGAAAAATGGACGGTGCTGGACTTGCTGTACGGGTTGATGCTACGGTCGGGCAACGACGCCGCCGTGCAGTTGGCGTTGACGACGGCCGGCTCGGTAGAGGCGTTCGCCACCTTGATGAACGACGTCGCCTACCGTGCGGGCGCGTTCCATTCGCATTTCGCCAATCCGCACGGACTGCACGACGCACGCCACTATACCACCGCCTACGACCTTGCGGCAATCACGGCCTACGCCATGCGCGATCCCCTGTTTCGCCGTATCGTCGCCACCAAAACGCATACCTTTACGCAAGGGGGCGAACGGCGCACCTTCGTCAACAAAAACAAAATGCTGTCTGGCTACGAGGGCGCGGTGGGCGTGAAGACGGGTTACACCAAAGCCGCGGGGCGTTGTCTGGTGTCGGCGGCCGAGCGGGACGGAATGCGCCTCGTCGCGGTGGTACTGCACGAGTACGATATGTGGTATCGGTCGGCGGATCTGCTGGACGCGGCGTTCGCAAAGTATCGCATGGCGGCGTTGTGGCAAGCGGGCGAGGCAAGGACGGTGAAGTATCTCGGCAATCCCACGCCCGTGACCGTGCGCGAAACCGCGCGGTATCCTCTGTCGGCGGAAGAGGCGGCGTCGCTACGATGGTCCTTTGTGATGGAAGGTAAAAAGGCGAAAGGGGACTGCTTGGGCGAAGCGTTCGCCTACCTCGGA